Proteins co-encoded in one Lynx canadensis isolate LIC74 chromosome C1, mLynCan4.pri.v2, whole genome shotgun sequence genomic window:
- the ANKRD34A gene encoding ankyrin repeat domain-containing protein 34A: MLHTEGHALLRAVGQGKLRLARLLLEGGAYVNEGDAQGETALMAACRARYDDPQNKARMVRYLLEQGADPNIADRLGRTALMHACAGGGGAAVASLLLAHGADPSVRDHAGASALVHALDRGDRETLATLLDACKAKGTEVIIITTDTSPSGTKKTRQYLNSPPSPGVEDPAPAPPSPGVCTSPSEIQLQAAGGGGGGGGGGGGGGGGGGGGGRGLLSPRAQEEEEKRDVFEFPLPKPPDDPSPSEPLPKPPRHPPKPLKRLNSEPWGLVAPPQPVPPAEGRPGIERLTAEFNGLTLTGRPRLSRRHSTEGPEDPPPWAEKVTGGGPLSRRNTAPEAQESGPPAGLRQKLSRMEPVELDTPGNICPDSPECSRLSLERRRYSASPLTLPPAGSAPSPRQSQESLPGAVSPLSGRRRSPGLLERRGSGTLLLDHIAQTRPGFLPPLNVSPHPPIPDIRPQPGGRAPSLPAPPQAGAPGSPRTKRKLVRRHSMQTEQIRLLGGFQSLGGPGEPGR, from the coding sequence ATGCTGCACACCGAGGGCCACGCTCTTCTTCGGGCCGTGGGTCAGGGTAAGCTACGCTTGGCCCGTTTGCTTCTGGAGGGAGGCGCCTACGTGAATGAGGGTGATGCCCAGGGTGAGACTGCGCTAATGGCGGCCTGTCGGGCCCGTTACGACGACCCCCAGAACAAGGCACGCATGGTACGCTACCTCCTGGAGCAAGGCGCTGACCCCAACATCGCAGACCGCCTGGGGCGCACCGCGCTCATGCACGCTtgcgccgggggtgggggcgccgcCGTGGCTTCGCTGCTCCTTGCCCACGGTGCAGACCCCTCAGTGCGAGATCACGCGGGCGCCTCGGCGCTTGTTCACGCCCTGGACCGCGGGGACCGTGAGACCCTTGCCACGCTGCTGGACGCCTGTAAGGCCAAGGGCACGGaggtcatcatcatcaccaccgaCACCTCTCCCTCGGGAACCAAGAAGACACGGCAGTATCTCAATTCCCCACCGTCCCCGGGGGTGGAGGACCCGGCTCCCGCTCCTCCTAGCCCGGGGGTCTGCACTTCGCCTTCGGAAATCCAACTGCAggctgcaggaggaggaggaggaggaggaggtggaggaggaggaggaggaggaggaggaggaggaggaggacggggGTTGCTGTCCCCTCGCgctcaggaagaagaggagaagcgGGACGTATTCGAATTCCCTCTTCCTAAACCCCCCGATGACCCCTCCCCTTCTGAGCCGCTCCCCAAACCACCCCGTCACCCTCCAAAACCACTCAAAAGGCTCAACTCCGAGCCCTGGGGCCTAGTGGCCCCTCCTCAACCTGTCCCGCCCGCGGAAGGGAGGCCGGGGATCGAGCGCCTGACCGCCGAATTCAACGGCCTGACCCTGACCGGTCGACCCCGTCTTTCCAGACGTCACAGCACTGAAGGCCCGGAGGACCCGCCTCCGTGGGCGGAGAAAGTGACGGGTGGGGGTCCTCTCTCTCGCCGAAACACTGCGCCAGAAGCTCAGGAGTCCGGTCCCCCTGCGGGGCTGAGGCAGAAACTGAGCCGCATGGAGCCGGTGGAGCTCGATACTCCCGGGAATATTTGCCCCGACTCGCCGGAGTGCAGCCGCTTGTCCCTGGAGCGCCGCCGATACAGCGCCTCCCCGCTGACCCTCCCTCCAGCCGGCTCGGCGCCCTCGCCGCGCCAGTCCCAGGAGAGTCTGCCTGGGGCCGTCTCTCCCCTGAGCGGACGGAGGCGGAGTCCCGGGCTGCTGGAGCGGAGGGGCTCGGGGACGTTGCTCCTGGACCACATCGCGCAAACGCGGCCTGGTTTCCTGCCTCCGCTCAACGtcagcccccaccctcccatccccgaCATTCGCCCCCAACCCGGAGGTCGGGCGCCTTC